The following coding sequences lie in one Burkholderia cepacia genomic window:
- the pxpA gene encoding 5-oxoprolinase subunit PxpA — protein MEIDLNADLGEGCGSDEALLDLVTSANIACGWHAGGANAMRDCVRWAVQKGVSIGAHPSFHDPENFGRKEMQLPAGDIYAGVLYQLGALSAIAQAEGGRIAHVKPHGALYNQAARDPMIADAVVSAIHDFDPSLAVFGLANSVFVAAARHAGLAAVEEVFADRGYRADGSLVPRSQPGALIDDEDAVLARTLDMVRNRQVRALSGEWVPLNAQTVCLHGDGPHALAFAKRIRAALEAAGVDVVAPGALQADEGA, from the coding sequence ATGGAAATCGATCTGAATGCCGATCTCGGCGAAGGATGCGGATCGGACGAGGCGCTGCTCGACCTCGTCACGTCGGCGAACATCGCATGCGGCTGGCATGCAGGCGGCGCGAACGCGATGCGCGACTGCGTGCGCTGGGCCGTGCAGAAAGGCGTGTCGATCGGCGCGCACCCGAGCTTTCACGATCCGGAGAATTTCGGCCGCAAGGAAATGCAGCTGCCGGCCGGCGACATCTACGCGGGCGTGCTCTATCAACTCGGCGCGCTGTCGGCGATCGCGCAGGCCGAAGGCGGGCGCATCGCGCACGTGAAGCCGCACGGCGCGCTGTACAACCAGGCCGCGCGCGACCCGATGATCGCCGATGCGGTGGTGTCCGCCATCCACGACTTCGATCCGTCGCTCGCGGTGTTCGGGCTCGCGAACAGCGTGTTCGTCGCGGCCGCGCGGCATGCGGGGCTCGCCGCCGTGGAAGAAGTGTTCGCCGATCGCGGCTACCGCGCGGACGGCTCGCTCGTGCCGCGCAGCCAGCCCGGCGCATTGATCGACGATGAAGACGCGGTGCTCGCGCGCACGCTCGACATGGTGCGCAACCGGCAGGTGCGCGCCCTGAGCGGCGAATGGGTGCCGCTCAACGCGCAGACCGTCTGCCTGCACGGCGACGGGCCGCATGCGCTGGCGTTCGCGAAGCGGATTCGCGCGGCGCTGGAGGCCGCCGGCGTCGACGTCGTCGCGCCCGGTGCGCTGCAGGCCGACGAGGGCGCGTGA
- a CDS encoding TraB/GumN family protein, translating into MPDVLAARVSGVRRAGTSGARVMRAYRYARRWSVRTVTGAALAGACVAASLVVPVESARAEGRAPATSPIHPSQVPPPGMSLPGFHAPSVSDGTVSRGTVRVQPARMPFYVATKGNVTLYVLGTLHTGDPSDYPSAQPFRPRILAALAASPTLALELSPDDLLESQDDVSKYGVCRYPCLQRLLPEPLWQRLAARLRGNPAALAEIRKMRPWLAALVVETYDSLSAGLQTEYGTEAQLQNVFLKKKGGRVIGLETLAEQMRAFTGLTLAEQREMLAQDMVQTPAQNADDIKALHRLWRIGDADAISAWAVAKSERLARSKALSASIDNKIVYERNRRFVARMTAIAAPNRPLFVAIGALHLGGPRGVLELLRQQGYSVDAN; encoded by the coding sequence ATGCCTGATGTGTTGGCGGCGCGCGTGTCCGGCGTGCGCCGTGCGGGAACAAGCGGCGCGCGCGTGATGCGCGCGTACCGCTACGCGCGGCGCTGGAGCGTGCGTACCGTCACGGGCGCGGCGCTGGCCGGCGCGTGCGTGGCGGCCAGCCTCGTGGTTCCCGTCGAATCCGCGCGCGCCGAAGGGCGCGCGCCGGCCACTTCACCGATCCATCCGTCGCAAGTTCCGCCGCCCGGCATGAGCCTGCCGGGCTTCCACGCACCGTCCGTATCGGACGGCACGGTGTCGCGCGGCACCGTGCGCGTGCAGCCCGCGCGCATGCCGTTCTACGTCGCGACCAAAGGCAACGTCACGCTCTACGTGCTCGGCACGCTGCATACGGGCGATCCGTCGGATTACCCGAGCGCGCAGCCGTTCCGGCCGCGCATCCTCGCGGCGCTCGCCGCGTCGCCGACGCTCGCGCTGGAGCTGTCGCCCGACGATCTGCTCGAATCGCAGGACGACGTGTCGAAGTACGGCGTGTGCCGCTACCCGTGCCTGCAGCGCCTGCTGCCCGAACCGCTGTGGCAGCGGCTCGCGGCGCGCCTGCGCGGCAATCCGGCCGCGCTCGCCGAGATCCGCAAGATGCGGCCATGGCTCGCGGCGCTCGTCGTCGAGACCTACGATTCGCTGTCGGCCGGCCTGCAGACCGAATACGGCACCGAGGCACAGCTGCAGAACGTGTTCCTGAAGAAGAAGGGCGGCCGCGTGATCGGGCTCGAGACGCTCGCCGAACAGATGCGCGCGTTCACCGGGCTGACGCTGGCCGAGCAGCGCGAGATGCTCGCGCAGGACATGGTGCAGACGCCCGCGCAGAACGCCGACGACATCAAGGCGCTGCACCGGCTGTGGCGAATTGGCGACGCCGATGCGATTTCCGCGTGGGCCGTCGCGAAGAGCGAGCGGCTCGCGCGTTCGAAGGCGCTGTCGGCGTCGATCGACAACAAGATCGTGTACGAGCGCAACCGGCGCTTCGTTGCACGAATGACGGCAATCGCCGCGCCGAACCGGCCGCTGTTCGTCGCGATCGGCGCGCTGCATCTGGGCGGCCCGCGCGGCGTGCTCGAATTGTTGCGTCAACAAGGTTACAGCGTCGACGCGAACTGA
- a CDS encoding peptide ABC transporter ATP-binding protein — MNAVNQARAMPHDEEAVLVADGLAKHYSVKRGMFGQGTVKALNGVSFSLKRGKTLAVVGESGCGKSTLARQLTMIETPTSGSLTIDGKNVAGASRDTVADLRRRVQMVFQNPFASLNPRKTVEQTLSEPLEINANLTAAERAQRIAQIMRTVGLRPEHAKRYPHMFSGGQRQRVAIARAMILDPRIVVADEPVSALDVSIQAQILNLFMDLQEQFKTSYVFISHNLSVVEHVADDVMVMYFGSVAELGDKATIYARPRHPYTRALMSATPAIFEEDRRVQIKLQGELPSPLNPPSGCAFHQRCPYAVERCRAEEPKLREVDGRQVACHRAEEVGEANA, encoded by the coding sequence ATGAATGCAGTCAATCAAGCGCGTGCCATGCCGCACGACGAGGAAGCCGTACTGGTGGCCGACGGCCTCGCGAAGCACTATTCGGTGAAGCGCGGGATGTTCGGGCAGGGCACCGTGAAGGCGCTGAACGGCGTGTCGTTCTCGCTGAAGCGCGGCAAGACGCTCGCCGTCGTCGGCGAGTCGGGCTGCGGGAAGTCGACGCTCGCGCGCCAGCTCACGATGATCGAGACGCCCACGTCGGGCAGCCTGACGATCGACGGCAAGAACGTGGCCGGCGCGAGCCGCGACACGGTCGCCGACCTGCGCCGTCGCGTGCAGATGGTGTTCCAGAACCCGTTCGCGTCGCTGAACCCGCGCAAGACCGTCGAGCAGACGCTTTCCGAGCCGCTCGAGATCAACGCGAACCTGACGGCCGCCGAGCGCGCGCAGCGCATCGCGCAGATCATGCGCACGGTCGGCCTGCGGCCCGAGCATGCGAAGCGCTATCCGCACATGTTCTCGGGCGGTCAGCGCCAGCGTGTCGCGATCGCGCGCGCGATGATCCTCGACCCGCGCATCGTCGTCGCCGACGAGCCGGTGTCCGCGCTCGACGTGTCGATCCAGGCGCAGATCCTGAACCTGTTCATGGATCTGCAGGAGCAGTTCAAGACGAGCTACGTGTTCATCTCGCACAACCTGTCGGTGGTCGAGCACGTCGCGGACGACGTGATGGTGATGTACTTCGGCAGCGTCGCCGAGCTCGGCGACAAGGCAACGATCTACGCGCGGCCACGCCACCCGTACACGCGGGCGCTGATGTCGGCGACGCCGGCGATCTTCGAGGAAGACCGCCGCGTGCAGATCAAGCTGCAGGGCGAACTGCCGTCGCCGCTCAATCCGCCGTCGGGCTGCGCGTTCCACCAGCGCTGCCCGTATGCGGTCGAGCGGTGCCGCGCGGAGGAGCCGAAGCTGCGCGAGGTCGATGGCCGGCAGGTGGCGTGCCATCGTGCCGAGGAGGTAGGGGAGGCGAATGCCTGA
- a CDS encoding ABC transporter ATP-binding protein encodes MSQDLLTIRNLAVNFNGLPAVDRINMSIAPGEVVGVVGESGSGKSVTMMALMGLIDAPGKVTADEVTFNGVDLLKASPKARRKIVGKDIAMVFQDALTSLNPSYTVGYQIKEVLKLHEGLRGDALNRRALELLDQVGIPDAKNRIASFPHQMSGGMNQRVMIAMAVACNPKLLIADEPTTALDVTIQAQIMDLLVKLQKERGMALVLISHDLAVVSEVAQRVAVMYAGEIIETNSVPDIFRAPHHPYTEALLAAIPEHNKGARRLAALPGMVPGRDDRPSGCLFAPRCKYVVDDCRKARPALDTLVSGNDAMRARCIKPLNVSNLDLTGGAR; translated from the coding sequence ATGAGCCAAGATCTTCTGACCATCCGCAATCTCGCGGTGAACTTCAATGGCCTGCCCGCTGTCGACCGGATCAACATGTCGATCGCGCCGGGCGAGGTGGTGGGCGTCGTCGGCGAATCGGGCTCGGGCAAGAGCGTGACGATGATGGCGCTGATGGGCCTGATCGACGCACCGGGCAAGGTGACGGCCGACGAGGTCACGTTCAACGGCGTCGACCTGCTGAAGGCGTCGCCGAAGGCGCGCCGCAAGATCGTCGGCAAGGACATCGCGATGGTGTTCCAGGACGCGCTGACGAGCCTGAACCCGAGCTACACGGTCGGCTACCAGATCAAGGAGGTGCTGAAGCTGCACGAAGGCCTGCGCGGCGACGCGCTGAACCGGCGCGCGCTCGAACTGCTCGACCAGGTCGGCATTCCCGACGCGAAGAACCGCATCGCGTCGTTCCCGCACCAGATGTCGGGCGGGATGAACCAGCGCGTGATGATCGCGATGGCCGTCGCGTGCAACCCGAAGCTCCTGATCGCCGACGAGCCGACCACCGCGCTCGACGTGACGATCCAGGCGCAGATCATGGATCTGCTCGTGAAGCTGCAGAAGGAACGCGGGATGGCGCTCGTGCTGATCTCGCACGACCTGGCCGTGGTGTCGGAGGTCGCGCAGCGCGTCGCGGTGATGTACGCGGGCGAGATCATCGAGACCAACAGCGTGCCCGACATCTTCCGTGCGCCGCATCATCCGTACACGGAAGCGTTGCTCGCGGCGATTCCCGAGCACAATAAGGGTGCGCGTCGCCTTGCCGCATTGCCCGGCATGGTGCCCGGCCGCGATGATCGCCCGTCCGGGTGCCTGTTCGCGCCGCGCTGCAAGTATGTCGTCGACGATTGCCGCAAGGCGCGGCCGGCGCTCGACACGCTGGTGTCCGGCAACGATGCGATGCGTGCGCGCTGCATCAAGCCGCTTAACGTTTCCAACCTCGACCTGACGGGAGGTGCACGATGA
- a CDS encoding ABC transporter permease subunit yields MSNLQNTLPTESAPAGGRALALREFWANFSRNRGAVGAGIVVLVLILVALLAPLIAPHSPVEQYRDYVKIPPAWLDGGNWKFILGTDEAGRDILSRLMFGARMSFWIGFVSVVLALIPGIVLGLVAAFFQKWADTPVMRIMDVLLALPSLLLAVAVVAIIGPGLTNTMFAIAIVALPAYVRLTRASALGELQKEYVTASRVAGAGTLRLMFSQVLPNCTAPLIVQATLGFSSAILDAAALGFLGLGVQPPTAEWGAMLASARDYIDNAWWIVTMPGLSILISVLAINLLGDGLRDALDPKLKRMA; encoded by the coding sequence ATGAGCAATCTGCAAAACACCCTGCCGACCGAATCCGCGCCGGCCGGCGGCCGTGCGCTCGCGCTGCGCGAGTTCTGGGCCAACTTCTCGCGCAACCGCGGCGCCGTCGGCGCCGGCATCGTCGTGCTCGTGCTGATCCTGGTCGCGCTGCTCGCGCCGCTGATCGCGCCGCACAGCCCGGTCGAGCAATACCGCGACTACGTGAAGATCCCGCCCGCGTGGCTCGACGGCGGCAACTGGAAATTCATCCTCGGCACCGACGAAGCGGGTCGCGACATTCTTTCGCGGCTGATGTTCGGCGCGCGGATGTCGTTCTGGATCGGCTTCGTGTCGGTCGTGCTCGCGCTGATCCCCGGCATCGTGCTCGGGCTCGTCGCCGCGTTCTTCCAGAAATGGGCCGACACGCCCGTGATGCGCATCATGGACGTGCTGCTCGCGCTGCCGTCGCTGCTGCTCGCGGTCGCGGTCGTCGCGATCATCGGCCCGGGCCTCACCAACACGATGTTCGCGATCGCGATCGTCGCGCTGCCGGCCTATGTGCGCCTCACGCGCGCATCGGCGCTCGGCGAGCTGCAAAAGGAGTACGTGACGGCGTCGCGCGTGGCCGGTGCCGGCACGCTGCGCCTGATGTTCTCGCAGGTGCTGCCCAACTGCACGGCGCCGCTGATCGTGCAGGCGACGCTCGGCTTCTCGTCGGCGATCCTCGACGCGGCCGCGCTCGGCTTCCTCGGCCTCGGCGTGCAACCGCCGACCGCCGAGTGGGGCGCGATGCTGGCCTCGGCGCGCGACTACATCGACAACGCGTGGTGGATCGTGACGATGCCGGGCCTGTCGATCCTGATTTCGGTGCTCGCGATCAACCTGCTCGGCGACGGGCTGCGCGACGCGCTCGATCCCAAACTGAAACGGATGGCGTGA
- a CDS encoding ABC transporter permease subunit, with protein sequence MFTFVLRRVGMVIPTFIGITILAFALIHLIPGDPIEVMMGERGVDPAMHAEAMKRLGLDQPLPMQYLHYIGRALHGDLGTSIITNTSVAGEFFARFPATVELSLCALVFALAVGLPAGVIAALRRGSVVDHGVMGTALTGYSMPIFWWGLILIMVFSSYLGWTPVSGRIAVEYDFPHPTGFMLIDALLAPDEGSFRSAVSHLILPAIVLGTIPLAVIARMTRSSMLEVLREDYIRTARAKGLSPARVVVVHALRNALIPVVTVIGLQIGTLLAGAVLTETLFSWPGVGKWLIDAIGRRDYPVVQGGILLIATLVIVVNLVVDLLYGVLNPRIRHTR encoded by the coding sequence ATGTTCACATTCGTGTTGCGCCGCGTGGGCATGGTGATCCCGACTTTCATCGGCATCACCATCCTGGCGTTTGCGCTGATTCACCTGATACCGGGCGACCCCATCGAAGTGATGATGGGCGAGCGCGGCGTCGATCCCGCGATGCACGCAGAGGCGATGAAACGCCTCGGGCTCGACCAGCCGCTGCCCATGCAGTACCTCCACTACATCGGCCGGGCGCTGCATGGCGACCTCGGCACGTCGATCATCACCAACACGAGCGTCGCGGGCGAATTCTTCGCGCGCTTCCCGGCGACCGTCGAGCTGTCGCTGTGCGCGCTCGTGTTCGCGCTCGCGGTCGGGCTGCCGGCCGGCGTGATCGCCGCGCTGCGGCGCGGCTCGGTCGTCGACCACGGCGTGATGGGCACCGCGCTCACCGGCTACTCGATGCCGATCTTCTGGTGGGGGCTGATCCTCATCATGGTGTTTTCGTCATACCTCGGCTGGACGCCCGTGTCGGGGCGCATCGCCGTCGAATACGACTTCCCGCACCCGACGGGCTTCATGCTGATCGACGCGCTGCTCGCGCCGGATGAAGGCTCGTTCAGGTCGGCGGTCAGCCACCTGATCCTGCCCGCGATCGTGCTCGGCACGATCCCGCTCGCGGTGATCGCGCGGATGACGCGCTCGTCGATGCTCGAAGTGCTGCGCGAGGACTACATCCGCACCGCCCGCGCGAAGGGGCTGTCGCCCGCGCGCGTGGTCGTCGTGCATGCGCTGCGCAACGCGCTGATCCCGGTCGTCACCGTGATCGGCCTGCAGATCGGCACGCTGCTCGCGGGCGCCGTGCTGACCGAGACGCTCTTTTCGTGGCCCGGTGTCGGCAAGTGGCTGATCGATGCGATCGGCCGCCGCGACTATCCGGTCGTCCAGGGCGGCATCCTGTTGATCGCGACGCTCGTGATCGTCGTGAACCTGGTCGTCGACCTGCTGTACGGCGTGCTGAATCCGCGCATCCGCCACACGAGGTAA
- a CDS encoding ABC transporter substrate-binding protein, with translation MEYNRLLHTLRVTAIAGVAAASLGVAGSAFAQIPNKTLVYCSEGSPAGFDSAQFTTGVDFTAATFTVYNRLVEFERGGTKVEPGLAEKWDVSSDGKVYTFHLRHGVKFHTTDFFKPTREFNADDVLFSFQRMLDPNQAFRKAYPVSFPYFTDMGLDKLITKVEKVDPYTVKFTLAEPNAPFIQNMAMEFASILSAEYGDQLMKAGKAADINQKPVGTGPFIFRSYTKDATIRFDGNPDYWKKGEVKLSKLIFSITPDPGVRVQKIKRNECQVMSYPRPADIATLKADSGIDMPSQAGFNLGYLAYNVEHKPVDKLEVRQALDMAINKKAILESVYQGAGQAANAPMPPTQWSYDKNLKMAPNDTAKAKALLAKAGYANGFEITLWAMPVQRAYNPNARLMAEMIQADWAKIGVKAKIVTYEWGEYIKRAHSGEQDTMLIGWTGDNGDPDNWLGTLLGCEAIKGNNFSHWCYKPFDELVQKGRTTTGQDARTKLYTQAQQIFAQQLPFSPIANSTVYQPVRKNVVDMRIEPLGYARFDGVSVK, from the coding sequence ATGGAATACAACCGTCTGTTGCACACCCTGCGTGTTACCGCCATTGCAGGCGTGGCAGCGGCATCGCTCGGCGTCGCGGGCTCTGCATTCGCACAGATCCCGAACAAAACGCTCGTCTACTGCTCAGAAGGCAGCCCGGCGGGTTTCGATTCCGCGCAATTTACGACCGGCGTCGATTTCACCGCCGCCACGTTCACCGTCTACAACCGCCTCGTCGAATTCGAACGCGGCGGCACGAAGGTCGAGCCGGGCCTCGCCGAGAAGTGGGACGTATCGTCCGACGGCAAGGTGTACACGTTCCACCTGCGCCATGGCGTGAAGTTCCACACGACCGACTTCTTCAAGCCGACGCGTGAATTCAACGCGGACGACGTGCTGTTCTCGTTCCAGCGCATGCTCGACCCGAACCAGGCGTTCCGCAAGGCGTACCCGGTGTCGTTCCCGTACTTCACCGACATGGGCCTCGACAAGCTGATCACGAAGGTCGAGAAGGTCGATCCGTACACCGTGAAGTTCACGCTGGCCGAGCCGAATGCGCCGTTCATCCAGAACATGGCGATGGAATTCGCGTCGATCCTGTCGGCCGAATACGGCGACCAGCTGATGAAGGCAGGCAAGGCCGCCGACATCAACCAGAAGCCGGTCGGCACGGGCCCGTTCATCTTCCGCAGCTACACGAAGGACGCGACGATCCGTTTCGACGGCAATCCTGATTACTGGAAGAAGGGCGAAGTGAAGCTGTCGAAGCTGATCTTCTCGATCACGCCGGATCCGGGCGTGCGCGTGCAGAAGATCAAGCGCAACGAATGCCAGGTGATGAGCTATCCGCGTCCGGCCGACATCGCGACGCTGAAGGCCGACTCGGGCATCGACATGCCGTCGCAGGCCGGCTTCAACCTCGGCTACCTCGCGTACAACGTCGAGCACAAGCCGGTCGACAAGCTCGAGGTGCGTCAGGCGCTCGACATGGCGATCAACAAGAAGGCGATCCTCGAGTCCGTCTACCAGGGTGCCGGCCAGGCCGCCAACGCGCCGATGCCGCCGACCCAATGGTCGTACGACAAGAACCTGAAGATGGCGCCGAACGACACCGCGAAGGCGAAGGCGCTGCTCGCGAAGGCCGGCTATGCGAACGGTTTCGAGATCACGCTGTGGGCGATGCCCGTGCAGCGCGCATACAACCCGAACGCCCGTCTGATGGCCGAGATGATCCAGGCCGACTGGGCGAAGATCGGCGTGAAGGCGAAGATCGTCACGTACGAGTGGGGCGAGTACATCAAGCGCGCGCACTCGGGTGAGCAGGACACGATGCTGATCGGCTGGACGGGCGACAACGGCGATCCGGACAACTGGCTCGGCACGCTGCTCGGCTGCGAAGCGATCAAGGGCAACAACTTCTCGCACTGGTGCTACAAGCCGTTCGACGAGCTGGTCCAGAAGGGCCGCACGACGACGGGCCAGGACGCACGGACGAAGCTCTACACGCAGGCCCAGCAGATCTTCGCGCAACAGCTGCCGTTCTCGCCGATCGCGAACTCGACGGTCTACCAGCCGGTGCGCAAGAACGTGGTCGACATGCGTATCGAACCGCTCGGCTATGCCCGCTTCGACGGTGTTAGCGTGAAGTAA
- a CDS encoding MFS transporter: MATIANSTKTIRPERALNRRAVAAAVIGNALEWYDFTVFGFMTVVIAELFFPTSSEYSSLLLTTATFGVAFFMRPIGGIVFGLYADRAGRKAALSLVILLMTAGIFLLAIAPPYAAIGIGGPILIVLGRLLQGFSAGGEFGSATALLIEAAPFSKRGFYGSWQMASQAAALLIGALVGAAVTRGLSHDALRSWGWRVPFILGLVIGPIGFYIRRHLADSEAFLHAQQSARRATLGEVFTRHPREVLCGLGSVIALTVTIYVLISYLPTFAVKQLKLPYAESFYAVIVGNLLLMVLSPVAGAWSDRIGRKGLSLWSLVLTLALMYPLFAWLDAAPSIGRLIAVQAVLSVTLAGYYGPFGAMIAELFPANVRSTGLSIAYNVAVMLFGGFGQFIVTWLIKVTGTPLAPTYYVMAGIALSIVAVAFVPARSADLDAPA; the protein is encoded by the coding sequence ATGGCGACGATTGCGAATTCAACGAAAACGATCCGGCCCGAGCGTGCGCTGAATCGCCGCGCGGTGGCCGCCGCCGTGATCGGCAACGCGCTCGAGTGGTACGACTTCACGGTGTTCGGCTTCATGACGGTCGTGATCGCCGAGCTGTTCTTCCCGACCTCCAGCGAATATTCGTCGCTGCTCCTCACCACCGCGACGTTCGGCGTCGCGTTCTTCATGCGCCCGATCGGCGGCATCGTGTTCGGGCTGTACGCGGATCGCGCGGGCCGCAAGGCCGCGCTGTCGCTGGTGATCCTCCTGATGACGGCCGGCATCTTCCTGCTCGCGATCGCACCGCCCTATGCGGCGATCGGCATCGGCGGCCCGATCCTGATCGTGCTCGGCCGGCTGCTGCAGGGCTTCTCCGCGGGCGGCGAATTCGGCAGTGCGACGGCGCTGCTGATCGAAGCCGCACCGTTCTCGAAACGCGGCTTCTACGGCAGCTGGCAGATGGCGAGCCAGGCCGCCGCGCTGCTGATCGGCGCGCTCGTCGGCGCGGCCGTCACGCGCGGGCTGTCGCACGACGCGCTGCGCAGCTGGGGCTGGCGCGTGCCGTTCATACTCGGGCTCGTGATCGGCCCGATCGGCTTCTACATCCGCCGCCATCTCGCCGATTCCGAAGCGTTCCTGCATGCGCAGCAGAGCGCGCGCCGCGCGACGCTCGGCGAAGTGTTCACGCGCCACCCGCGCGAGGTGCTGTGCGGGCTCGGCTCGGTGATCGCGCTGACGGTGACGATCTACGTGCTGATCAGCTATCTGCCGACCTTCGCGGTGAAGCAGCTGAAGCTGCCGTACGCGGAATCGTTCTACGCGGTGATCGTCGGCAACCTGCTGCTGATGGTGCTGTCGCCGGTCGCGGGCGCATGGTCCGATCGCATCGGCCGCAAGGGGCTGTCGCTGTGGTCGCTCGTCCTGACGCTCGCGCTGATGTATCCGCTGTTCGCGTGGCTCGACGCGGCGCCGAGCATCGGGCGGCTGATCGCGGTGCAGGCCGTGCTGTCGGTGACGCTCGCGGGCTACTACGGGCCGTTCGGCGCAATGATCGCCGAGCTGTTCCCGGCCAACGTGCGCTCGACCGGGCTGTCGATCGCGTACAACGTCGCGGTGATGCTGTTCGGTGGCTTCGGCCAGTTCATCGTCACGTGGCTGATCAAGGTCACGGGCACGCCGCTCGCGCCGACCTACTACGTGATGGCCGGGATCGCGCTGTCGATCGTCGCGGTCGCGTTCGTGCCCGCGCGCAGTGCCGACCTCGATGCGCCGGCGTGA
- a CDS encoding high-potential iron-sulfur protein gives MKTSRRSFLITSIGAVSALALSREALADAPMLSETDPTAVALGYKADATKVDKTKYPKYAAGQDCAACMLYQGKKGSASGPCGAFPGKQVSAKGWCSAFSKMG, from the coding sequence ATGAAAACATCCCGTCGGAGTTTCCTGATTACGAGCATTGGTGCCGTGTCCGCGCTGGCGCTGTCGCGCGAAGCGCTGGCCGATGCGCCGATGCTGTCGGAAACGGATCCGACCGCCGTGGCGCTTGGCTACAAGGCCGATGCCACGAAGGTCGACAAGACGAAGTACCCGAAATACGCAGCGGGCCAGGATTGTGCGGCCTGCATGCTGTACCAGGGCAAGAAGGGCTCGGCATCGGGTCCGTGCGGCGCCTTCCCCGGCAAGCAGGTGTCGGCGAAGGGCTGGTGCAGCGCCTTCTCGAAGATGGGTTGA
- a CDS encoding NAD(P)/FAD-dependent oxidoreductase, whose protein sequence is MEQMDCVVIGAGVVGLAIARELAARGRETIVLEAADAIGTGTSSRNSEVIHAGLYYPRGSLKAMSCVRGRDMLYEFCETHHVPHRRTGKLLVATSAAQVKQLKAIAARAVENGVLDLLPLARAEAQTLEPALECVEALFSPSTGIVDSHQLMLALLGDAERNGAMCALKSPVESIDVLRGGRFVVRTGGDAPTEIEAACVINSAGLGAQALARRTRGLDPRWVPPLYLARGNYFSLSGRAPFSHLIYPMPDRAGLGVHLTLDLGGQARFGPDVEWCDSLRYEVDPARATAFYASIRAFWPALPDDALQPAYAGIRPKLAGPGEPPADFIVQGAAQHGVRGLVNLFGIESPGLTASLALAQRVGEMTAYR, encoded by the coding sequence ATGGAGCAGATGGATTGTGTCGTGATCGGCGCGGGTGTCGTCGGTCTGGCGATTGCGCGGGAACTGGCCGCGCGCGGGCGTGAAACGATCGTGCTCGAGGCGGCCGACGCGATCGGCACGGGCACGAGTTCGCGCAACAGCGAGGTGATTCACGCGGGGCTCTACTACCCGCGCGGGTCGCTGAAGGCGATGTCGTGCGTGCGTGGCCGCGACATGCTGTACGAATTCTGCGAAACGCATCACGTGCCGCACCGGCGCACGGGCAAGCTGCTGGTCGCGACGAGCGCCGCGCAGGTGAAGCAGTTGAAGGCGATCGCCGCGCGCGCGGTCGAAAACGGCGTGCTCGACCTGCTGCCGCTCGCGCGTGCGGAGGCGCAGACGCTCGAGCCCGCGCTCGAATGCGTGGAGGCGCTGTTCTCGCCGTCGACCGGCATCGTCGACAGCCACCAGCTGATGCTCGCGCTGCTCGGCGACGCGGAGCGCAACGGCGCGATGTGCGCGCTGAAATCCCCGGTCGAATCGATCGACGTGCTGCGCGGCGGGCGCTTCGTCGTGCGCACGGGCGGCGACGCGCCCACCGAGATCGAGGCTGCCTGCGTGATCAACAGCGCGGGCCTCGGTGCGCAGGCGCTCGCGCGCCGCACCCGCGGCCTCGACCCGCGCTGGGTGCCGCCGCTCTATCTCGCGCGCGGCAATTACTTCAGCCTGTCGGGGCGCGCGCCGTTCTCGCACCTGATCTACCCGATGCCCGATCGCGCCGGGCTCGGCGTGCACCTGACGCTCGATCTCGGCGGGCAGGCGCGCTTCGGCCCGGACGTCGAATGGTGCGATTCGCTGCGCTACGAAGTCGATCCGGCGCGTGCGACCGCGTTCTACGCGTCGATCCGCGCGTTCTGGCCGGCCCTGCCCGACGATGCGCTGCAGCCGGCATATGCGGGCATCCGGCCGAAGCTCGCGGGGCCCGGCGAGCCGCCGGCCGACTTCATCGTGCAGGGCGCCGCGCAGCATGGCGTGCGCGGGCTCGTGAACCTGTTCGGCATCGAATCGCCGGGGCTCACCGCGTCGCTCGCGCTCGCGCAGCGCGTGGGCGAGATGACCGCCTACCGCTGA